Genomic window (Psilocybe cubensis strain MGC-MH-2018 chromosome 1, whole genome shotgun sequence):
ACCCCTCGTGCCGCTGCCTCTGCTCTCTGTTGTCGTCCGCTCCTCGCCGCGCTCTTTCCTTTGTTCGCTGCAGCCGCCCTCTCACCTCTTGCAGTAGTCTTCGCTACTTCACTTGCCCGTAGTCTACGTTATTTAGTCCACACAATTTaattatgtttttttttttttcaaaaaccTGGTGTAGATTACTGCACAAATCAAGGTAGGCTAATGATCCAGCCGACGGATGGCGGGGATCGATAGCCCGAGATCACGTGGGATCAGTCGGCAAAAGGCTCAAGAGCAGACAACTATTGGACCAGTTTGGGACCAGTACGGGTTAAGTACAGGCGCAGTACAAGACAGGTACTTGTTTATTATTTTATGAAGTTCATAACTATAAAATTTACGAGTGTTTTTGTAGATATCACAAAAGAGTCAATTTATATTGAATGTTTAATTGTCTTCTTCACAAGCGAGAAACAATTGCAACACATAATATATTCGGTGGTCGTGGATTTCTAATTGTCCTAACCAAGCAATTTAATACTAAATATTGACTTAGTTCGGATCGAAAAGTATAAATATTTGGTCGTTTTCATTGATCGTGTAAATTCATTGTCACATTTGAATTTTAACAATTAATTTTTGAACACTTTTTCGCCCGTCGTTTAATCAATATTCCTAATCAAATTTTTTCTACATTTGTGACCATCAAAAATGAATTCTTGCGCGTAGTGCAAGTATCTACTACTACATACAGCAGAAACTATGACGGTAAATTATTCGCTTGCCTTGAAAATTCGATGCTCATGAATAACAGACTTTGTGGAAAATTGGAGCTGCATTTGGTCAGTCAGCAGTGGTCTTTCTCCTTGTCTAACTGGCCTAACTGGCTATGTTTATAGTTGCCACGGGGATGATAACGGGGGCGTTTGGAAGTGAGTGTTCTGTATCCAAGTGAGCGATGCTTGAACGGAACAAGGCCACGGCCTTCGAAACAGGGAAGGAATAACGCCAGCCAATATCCACGCGTGGGAAACGGCGTCTAGCTACGCTGTAGGTGCATTGTTGTCTGTCTGTTGTGCACGGAGGAAATAACGCGGAGACAGATCTACAACGGCCTTGGACTGCTGGCTGTATCGCTGCACCCGCGGTTTTCGGGACACCGCTTTGCAGGGCCTGCGATTGGATGTGGCGGCCTTATATTTTCTGCAAGTATCTGGGCGCTGGTGCTTGGAGGAGACAAGTAAGCATAATTTGTAGGCGATGGACGCAGCTGACTTGAATGGCGAGGACAGACTGAGGGCACTGGGCCCCATAACGCCGCTGGGAGGGATGGGGATGATTGCGGGGTACATATCATTGTTGTTGTAGTAGTAATGAAGAGACGCGTCCACGTGACCAACGCGTTCGTGTAAACTCCGACAGACATGAGGCACATCAACAGTGTGGGTATGTAAAAGGCCAGCGCTGGCGGTGCTCCTTGGCTGCTCGCCATGGACTCGACATCCCCTCCCCTCGCTTTTTTCCCCTCCGCCGCTGCCTCTTTCCATCCTGCCCCCTATGCtccctccgccgccgcctcctcctcaaggCCTCCTCCCCGCTCACATCTTCGCAGCGACTCTCTCGCAGTGCCCCCGCTTGGCATGGACCCTTTGCCCTCTGACCCAGGTGTTCTTTTTATTCATCCTCCTTTCACCACTTTTCCGGGGTCAGACAAGTGTCCAGATGGTTTGACCTTCAATACTCTCGCCGAGAACAGCGAGTGGTTTCTCGACCCCCGCGATTTCATCACTGCAGCTAGTGCCCCAACCCCCAATCAGATCCCTTATCCGCCCCATTTAGAGCCCCCTCGTGGCTGGTGTCCAGCTAAGAAAAAGGATCTCAGGGATCGTGGTTCAGAGGGCTGGCCAGAGGGCGAGGAGCCCCGCCTTCGATGCACTTTCTGCAGGCGCACCTATGCAGGTGTCAATGCGAAGAGTATGTGGCGCCGCCATGTTTTCGAAAAGCACAAGATTGCGATGGCCAATCGCAGGGATGGCAACGTCGACCGTCCAAGAGGTCGAGGTTCTGGCAGTACgtattcctttcttttcagtcCCTTTCATTCATTAACTTTCGACCAGAGGAGAACCGTCAAGCTTCCAAGTCTCGCGATGAGTCTCATGACAGTCTTGTCACCATGGTTGTAGCCCCCCAAACCGCCCCCGAGAATGTCTCCTCCAAGTCTCGTTTCCGGAGCACAAATGCCCGACCTGTCCTTCAGGCATCCAATAAACGCGGACGTGACCGTGAGACCAAGAAAGATAAAGAAGAAGATCCCCCTGCATCTTTGCCATCTCAACCCTCACAGCAAGAAACTTCGGACCAGAGCGAGTCTGAGAGCGATTCCGAGCCCCCTGCTGCATCCGCAATAGTTAGTCCTCCACTGACACCTCACCCTGATACTTCATCGGACCCACTCAACGTTGCTCATCCGAGCTCTGACGCGCTTGTGCCCAACTCTCCTACTTTCATTCCGACAAGGATACCAGAATCACCATATAATCCCCTCCAGACGCCCTCATTTCGtcattctcctcctcgccttCCCTCAGAACAGCCATGGCGATTTCCCAGTCCAAGTCATCCATTACATGCTACTCGCGACATTTCCCTCACTATGGTTGCCTTACCACTGGCTAGCCCTATCAAGGGCTTCACTACCAGCAGTCCTTCGACCATGTTGGCCTTAAATTCTTCTCCGATATCGAGTCCATCAAAAGTATTATCCCAGTCCTTTGGTTTTGAGACCCCGGCTCGATCGACTGCGTCATTCGCCAAAATCGTCAAACGACCCCAGTTTGTGAAAAACCAAATGTCTTCTCCCTTGTCGTCTGTCACGACTTTATCTCATGCGACCAAAGAATGCCTTCCAGTGTCCTCGCCGTTCAAAAGACCCATGGCAACCCCTCATAAACGCCACTCTTCAGAGTATTCTGATTCTTGGTTCGCCGATAGTTCTTTGACCTCGACCTCGGGCTCGTCGCTCTCAAAATCTGTGACTGAAGACATTTTTTCTGTCTATGATTCGTGGCCAACTATCTACGGAAACCATAGTCCTATACTTCGCAGCGGCCCATTACCTCCTCTCGACAGATTGAGTTTTGGACTTTTGGAACCATTTGGGTTCAACAAGGATGATGAACTCGATACAGATTTCAGTTCCCTTTCTTCTGATCTCGAAGAACCACCTAAAGGAAAAAGATCCGCCATGAACGCTAACGTCGAAACTTCGACCAATGCATCACCCCCTCTTAAGAAAAGAAGGATGTCTCAAGAAACCTCCAACACCACCTAGGCTTTCGCCACGCAATCGCTGTCTACTTCTGCTATCTTATATTGCTATGTCAATTTCCACATATTGTATGTCATTTTATCCATCGTTTGTTTTGATATCcattacttttttttttttcttctttcaaaCTTTCTTTTGATACAATACGCGGCGACGCGTTTCctgacttgattttttttttctgatttctgTATATCTACAATTCCCCCTGCTGTCCATACTATTTGCACCAGGATGAGGGAAAGCGTTCATGGAATGTAAGTCGACATTATTACCTTACACAATGTACTCGGACTGGTTTTGGTTTCCGTAGCTATCTTGCTCAGTTATTTATGTTTTCTTGTTGGTTATCTATGTAACTTGTAGGGTTTccaaattgaagaagaagatgttTAAAAAATGATATGATATATGCAATCGGGCCTTATCTGTATGCGGCTGTTGTGGCAAACGCCCAGACTGTGATGATTCCACATGCCCACGCCAAACAGTGATCATAACCGTTTCAACATCATTTCTTGTCACCAGCAACTTACTTCTCCTTGGAtccattttctcttttttgtaTCATTCTCTCGACATTACGACTTCCACCTTGTATATCCCCAAACCATAACTTTACGAGTTCACGTACCATAGCAACATGCAAGCCATTAAAtgtttgaccttcttcatGTGCCCTGGAACATGGCTGATCAGTAATTTCTCAGGTGTTGTCGTAGGAGATGGTGCAGTTGGGAAGGTACGCACAACGAGACTGCGAGTTGGCCGTCCCTTTTCTCATTTACGTCTAATCACCCAGACATGTCTTCTTATTTCCTATACCACCAACGCCTTTCCCGTACGTTTATTTCCTACTCCCCCGGCATACCGCTGGTGTTGACTGTCACCGTCTTAGGGAGAGTATATACCAACTGGTTAGTCTCCCGCCTCTGCGATCACTTGGGAAGAATGTTCTCAAATTATACCCTTTTCCTCAGTTTTTGACAACTATTCGGCGAATGTAATGGTCGATGGCAAGACGATCTCGCTCGGCTTGTGGGATACTGCCGGACAGGAAGATTACGACCGTCTCCGACCTCTATCATACCCCCAGACAGACGTCTTCCTGATCTGCTTCTCTCTTGTGAGCCCCCCGAGCTACGAGAACGTGAGgacaaaggtatgttttctgcCAACTCAAACATACGTCGCGACCGACCCGCTTTCAGTGGTATCCCGAGATCTCCCATCACGCACCCTCAACTTCCATCGTTCTTGTTGGCACAAAACTTGATTTGCGCGAAGATCCGGCTACTATTGAGAAGCTGCGAGACCGGTAAGCAGCCGTCCGTGCTCCAACAAATGGCCATAGTGTTCATTGTTCATGCTTAGTCGCATGGCTCCTATACAATATTCTCAAGGAGTTGCGATGTGCAAGGACATCAAGGCTGTGAAGTATCTCGAATGTTCGGCACTCACTCAGAAAGGATTGAAGACCGTATTTGACGAGGCTATTCGCGCTGTTTGTGAGTAATGATGGCCCCTATTCAGAATAGCGCAATGTCTGATGCGCTGCGTTCTTCAGTGAACCCGCCTCCCCAGGTCAAGAAAAGTAGCAAGAGGTCGTGCATCATTGCGTAAAGCTATCATTGGTATCCTTCTTATTACCCTGTCGAATTTGGATTTTCTTTCCGTTTATCATATCACGCCATTTATGTTTCTGCTCAGCCTTTTACGACTTTGTACTCATGTTTTCTTCGATTTTGGATCCACATTCCATTTACCTGGATACCAGAAATCCATTGCTCTACGTTTACTTGGTCATTCCGCCTTTATCATTGAATTAGAAAGTACAACGAAGTGTTATTTCCTAAAGAATGGCTTTTGTATCTGAAGGCGATGTCACGGCTACAGTCATTATTGTGACGGCCTACACCTTCACACCTACTATCATGTAGAAGGACAATGTTTTTTATGATATTTCGATCCCGCCTCTTTCTACAACCACCAATGAGCTGTTCTGCGAGTGTATCGCGTGGATTCGTCTCTAATGAGGGTGTGTGAGAAAGGTAGTCATCTGAGCCATCAGGAACAGTGATGGATATGTTCAGAAATCACTGGTGCATATTTACAATTCATTTCTCACTGTCAGGTCCTACCAGCGGTACTtgttgcccttgcccttcctttctttcctttctatCTTGGCTATCGTCGACCTGCTGCCCACCGCTGCCGACCATTGTTCTCGTCGGTGCGCTGGCCTTCGAGGTCGGACAGGGTATGTAGATTGTCCGTCGTGGACCATCCCTGCCAA
Coding sequences:
- a CDS encoding Rho GTPase protein rac1 produces the protein MQAIKCVVVGDGAVGKTCLLISYTTNAFPGEYIPTVFDNYSANVMVDGKTISLGLWDTAGQEDYDRLRPLSYPQTDVFLICFSLVSPPSYENVRTKWYPEISHHAPSTSIVLVGTKLDLREDPATIEKLRDRRMAPIQYSQGVAMCKDIKAVKYLECSALTQKGLKTVFDEAIRAVLNPPPQVKKSSKRSCIIA